The following are encoded together in the Tripterygium wilfordii isolate XIE 37 chromosome 18, ASM1340144v1, whole genome shotgun sequence genome:
- the LOC119983744 gene encoding trihelix transcription factor ASIL2-like, producing the protein MGSVNGALPLREDLWSDDATHTLIEAWGERYIAVNRGNVRQNQWQEIADTVNNYVSSCRRRRGLVTTNETARTDVQCRNRIDTLKKKHKTEKARVLDSNGAYISPWPFFARLDDLLGTSFPASSTRSTDRRPSPPAWSFSPVPVGPRSGAKKRTAQMKTPAGLADNGSLFRRSSSTFSAFAAAAIEAEGSDGSRSGSRRREKTRDTDYCKKDGYRELAEAIEKLGDMYERVESEKQRQMIELEKHRMLFAKELEVHRMQLFVDAQVQFQKIKRHKRDNGVGERLLHDQILILSTFISDDLIMALFSRRI; encoded by the coding sequence ATGGGCTCCGTCAATGGAGCTCTTCCGCTCCGAGAGGACTTGTGGAGTGACGACGCCACACACACGCTCATCGAGGCATGGGGAGAACGTTATATCGCCGTAAATCGCGGCAACGTCCGTCAGAACCAGTGGCAGGAGATCGCCGACACCGTCAACAACTACGTTAGCAGTTGCCGCCGTCGCAGAGGCCTCGTCACCACGAATGAGACCGCCCGTACGGACGTCCAGTGCAGGAACCGCATCGATACCCTCAAGAAGAAGCACAAGACGGAGAAGGCTAGGGTTCTTGACTCCAACGGAGCGTATATCAGTCCATGGCCTTTCTTCGCGCGCCTCGACGATCTCCTAGGGACTAGTTTCCCGGCCAGCTCAACGCGGTCAACCGACCGGAGACCGTCCCCGCCGGCGTGGTCATTTTCTCCGGTGCCGGTCGGTCCAAGATCGGGTGCAAAGAAACGGACGGCGCAGATGAAAACTCCTGCGGGCTTGGCTGACAATGGCTCGCTCTTCCGCCGGAGTTCCTCAACGTTTAGTGCCTTCGCGGCGGCGGCGATCGAGGCGGAAGGTTCCGATGGGTCGAGGTCAGGAAGTCGGAGAAGGGAGAAGACGCGAGACACAGATTATTGTAAGAAAGATGGATACAGGGAGCTTGCAGAAGCTATAGAGAAGCTTGGCGACATGTACGAGAGAGTAGAGAGCGAGAAGCAGAGACAGATGATAGAGTTGGAGAAGCACAGGATGCTGTTTGCTAAGGAACTGGAGGTCCATAGAATGCAGCTCTTTGTAGACGCCCAGGTCCAGTTTCAGAAGATTAAGCGCCATAAGAGAGACAACGGAGTCGGTGAGAGGCTTCTCCATGACcaaattttgattctttctaCCTTTATTTCGGATGATCTGATTATGGCTTTGTTTTCTCGTAGAATTTGA
- the LOC119983340 gene encoding F-box/LRR-repeat MAX2 homolog A, with protein MTVTATTTSVFDLPDVILSNIFAAVSDPRSRNSLALVCRKFFVLERSTRTSLTLRGNVRNLLMVPMCFDAVTNLDLSLLSPWGNEFLALSPDGLLFAQLLGMAFPLVTKLTVYARSPSTLQILLPQWPGLSHLKLIRWHQRSHAPPRADFAPVFEQCPKLTSLDLSHFYYHTEGLPQAIQGHRRTSAFLQHLDLLTVSFNEGFKSHEIREITSACPNLKKFLIVCMFDPRYVGSDVGDETLLAIATNCPKLSLLHLADTKSLATVRGDPEDEGFSSVDARISELGLHEFFTGLPLLEELVLDVCNNVRGSALALEVLSSKCLKLRVLKLSQFHSVCNAVESQLDGVALCSELESLSIKNSADLDDMRLIEIARGCHRLVKFEVEGCKRITAKGMRTMSTLLRQTLVEVKISCCKNLNAVSTLHSLEPICDRIQRLHVDCVWDGFKESCEEEEILPIFDLNEAIVDPEDTNRRKKCKYSWGADCSYSQSYENGYLRKPWRSLRYLSLWIGVGELLNPLPMIGLEDCPNLEEIRIKVEGDSRIKYKPSELEFGLSCLACYPRLSKLQLDCSDTIGYALTAPSGQMDLSLWERFFLNEIHRVRLNEFDYRPPQDRDVNQSSIWLPGAGLLGQCVTLRKLIIHGTAQEHFLGFFLNIPYLREFQLREDYYPAPENDSTEVRVDSCSRFEDALNGRRIPD; from the coding sequence ATGACCGTAACCGCTACGACCACGTCGGTGTTTGATCTCCCCGATGTAATTTTATCCAACATCTTCGCCGCGGTATCCGATCCCCGAAGCCGAAATTCGCTGGCCTTGGTGTGCCGGAAGTTCTTTGTACTGGAGCGGAGCACGCGCACCTCTCTCACGCTCCGGGGAAACGTGCGGAACCTCTTGATGGTACCGATGTGCTTCGATGCCGTGACGAATCTTGACCTCTCACTGCTGTCTCCGTGGGGAAATGAGTTTCTAGCGTTATCGCCCGATGGGCTCCTCTTCGCGCAACTCCTAGGTATGGCGTTTCCCCTTGTGACTAAACTGACAGTCTACGCCAGATCGCCTTCCACTCTACAGATTCTCCTCCCTCAGTGGCCAGGATTGAGCCACTTGAAGCTCATACGGTGGCATCAACGGTCACATGCGCCTCCCCGTGCCGATTTTGCCCCTGTATTCGAACAATGTCCGAAGCTGACCTCTCTCGATTTATCGCATTTCTATTACCACACCGAAGGTCTACCGCAGGCAATACAGGGTCATCGCCGGACATCGGCGTTTCTGCAGCACTTAGATCTACTAACGGTGTCGTTTAACGAAGGGTTCAAGTCTCATGAAATACGTGAAATTACTTCGGCTTGTCCGAATCTGAAGAAGTTCCTGATTGTATGTATGTTTGATCCAAGATACGTTGGATCCGATGTTGGAGATGAGACCTTGCTAGCCATAGCCACAAACTGTCCCAAATTGTCGCTTCTGCATCTCGCAGATACAAAGTCGTTGGCGACTGTGAGGGGCGATCCTGAGGATGAAGGTTTTAGCTCAGTAGATGCCAGGATCAGTGAATTGGGGTTGCACGAGTTCTTCACAGGTCTACCTTTGCTTGAAGAATTGGTTCTGGATGTTTGCAATAATGTGAGGGGCAGTGCCTTGGCCTTGGAGGTGCTTAGCTcgaaatgtttgaaattgagagTGCTTAAATTGAGCCAATTTCACAGCGTCTGCAATGCAGTGGAGTCACAGCTTGATGGAGTGGCTCTGTGTTCAGAGCTAGAGTCACTGTCGATAAAGAACTCGGCCGATTTGGATGATATGAGACTCATAGAGATCGCCAGGGGGTGTCATAGGCTGGTGAAGTTTGAAGTTGAGGGATGCAAGCGAATTACGGCTAAGGGGATGAGGACAATGTCTACTTTGCTTCGCCAAACCTTGGTCGAGGTCAAGATTTCTTGTTGTAAGAATCTCAATGCTGTGTCCACTTTGCACTCTTTGGAGCCTATTTGTGATCGGATTCAGCGTCTACATGTTGATTGTGTGTGGGATGGATTCAAAGAGAGTTGCGAGGAAGAGGAAATCTTACCAATTTTTGATCTCAACGAAGCAATTGTTGATCCTGAGGACACAAACAGGAGGAAGAAATGCAAGTACTCTTGGGGTGCGGATTGTTCCTATTCACAAAGCTATGAGAACGGGTATTTGCGGAAGCCCTGGAGGAGTCTAAGGTACCTTTCTCTCTGGATTGGTGTTGGTGAGCTTTTGAATCCATTACCGATGATTGGCCTTGAGGACTGTCCTAATTTGGAAGAGATTCGGATAAAGGTCGAGGGAGATAGCCGGATAAAGTACAAGCCCTCAGAGCTAGAATTCGGATTGAGCTGCCTGGCTTGTTATCCTCGGCTGTCTAAGTTGCAGCTGGATTGCAGTGATACCATAGGTTATGCTTTGACTGCACCATCAGGGCAAATGGATCTAAGCCTCTGGGAGAGGTTTTTCTTAAATGAGATTCATAGAGTGAGACTCAATGAGTTTGATTACCGGCCACCGCAAGATCGGGATGTCAATCAGAGTAGTATCTGGCTTCCAGGTGCTGGACTGCTTGGCCAATGCGTTACACTGAGGAAGCTGATCATCCATGGGACTGCACAAGAACACTTTCTGGGTTTCTTTCTTAACATTCCTTATCTGAGAGAATTTCAGTTAAGGGAAGATTACTACCCGGCACCGGAGAATGACAGTACAGAGGTGAGGGTAGACTCCTGTAGTAGGTTTGAGGATGCGTTGAATGGTCGTCGAATCCCCGACTGA